The following is a genomic window from Elstera cyanobacteriorum.
CGTTTCAGTCTGCCGCTGCGCCGCCGAGTGCGGGCGTGCATCATTATCATCGTGTCCCCCCGGTCCCAACCCTGGGGAGGACGACGCGATTTGTCCAGTCTTTCCAATGCCGCATCTATTCCTGGGGCATCATCCGCCGGGGCAGAACGCTATCGCTGATCAGCGGATAGCTGCGGGCGTTGAACAGTTGATAATGCCACCACTCCTTCGCATAAAAATCCCAGCCCGCCGCCGACATCAGGCCGAGCAGCAGCAGCCGGTTGCGCTGGGCCTCAGGGCTAATGTCGGTCCGGGCGTGGTGGGATTGTTCGGTAAAATCATCAAAGGGGGTGCCCATATCGAGTTCCCGCCCGTCGCCGTCGATCAGCGTTAAATCGATGGCAACGCCGCGCGAGTGGGGCGAGCCTTTGCGCGGATCGGCAACAAAATCGGAATTGGGGGCAAAGTTCCACAAAGCCCATTGCGCTTCGGGCGGGCGGAAGGCATCGAAAATGCGGAACCGATAGCCCAGCGGCGCGGCCAAGGCGACGGCGCGGCGAAGTGCGGCGGCGGCATCCGTCTGCAAGTAACAGTCGGCTTGCGCATAAATCGGTTTGCCCGTCACATTATTGACTGTGGCATAGGCAAGCGCGATGTCTACGGAGTATAGATCGGGCGTTATGCGAACCAACG
Proteins encoded in this region:
- the ddpX gene encoding D-alanyl-D-alanine dipeptidase, coding for MSLVRITPDLYSVDIALAYATVNNVTGKPIYAQADCYLQTDAAAALRRAVALAAPLGYRFRIFDAFRPPEAQWALWNFAPNSDFVADPRKGSPHSRGVAIDLTLIDGDGRELDMGTPFDDFTEQSHHARTDISPEAQRNRLLLLGLMSAAGWDFYAKEWWHYQLFNARSYPLISDSVLPRRMMPQE